GAAAGAATAGCATCTGGATCCTGTGGAGATTTGTAAGTTGGTTTCATTTCATGTATAAATATTTGTTCTGATTTATTCCCTTCCCTTCTCATTTCATTCTATATGTATTCTTGGTTCTAAACTTTTAATTGGCATTATGGTTTGTCCACAGGTGTCATGGGGTTTATTTAGGGCAAGATGTTGCTGTTAAGGTTATGAGATCTGACCAATTGAATGAAGCTTTGGAGGATGAATTTGCTCAAGAAGTTACAATTATAAAGTTAGTAATTTTGCCACGTTATGCTGCACAACAtactctttatatttttttttttggatttttttatgaattCACTTTGCGACAGGTGAATCTTCTCATTTGGGTTCTATCCATATTCCATGATTTTCACTGTAGATCTTGTGTAAAGAGACTTTGTATTGCTGAATGCAGGCAGGTGCACCATAAAAATGTTCGTTTCATTGGTGCATGTATGAAGATATGCCTCATCCGCACCATGTCTGTGCTGATCCCAAAGAGCAGTGAATTTGTTATGGAAAAGATTCCAGGTATCTTCAATTGTCTTAAGAATCCACTCCTTGTACGCCTGCATAATGTAAATATCAGTATATATCAGACAATGAACAACACACTTTAGCCCCAGCAATCAACGGTCTTCACAATTATTACTAAATGCACAACTATAACAAATCCCAGCTTGTCATTGATGCTGCAGTCCTAAGCAATAACATTACCAGAGCCACAAGTCCAGCAAAATGAAGAGAAATAAtacagcaaaagaaaatggtAGTTATAACTGGCATCCTACCAAGTTTTGTTTTATAACTACAGCTCATATTTCTGTAAACTATCTCTACGACTTCTTGGATTTCACATGATATAAATCTGATAGCTCACCAATGTGCACATGCACACCAGGAAATTCTTATCTTCATTAGTATAATAAGGCAAAGTCACTAGCACTACACAAACAAGACAAGGCAGGACAAAACAACAGAACAGTCCAAGGTATTTCAAAACTGTAAAAATGCACAGATTTGGCCTCCGAAAAGAACCAAAGAGAATCAAAAGCGTTTAAATCAGATTATGCAGAATAGGGGTGTGTGTGCCTGTGTGTTTTCTGTTtcattccttttattttttttttttgcgatAAAAAACTTTGGACTATGCTAAGTGCAGAAGCCACAAAGAGCCACAAGAGTACACAACCAATATACATAAAGAAGGAAACCTACTTTTCGATCATTTGCTTGATCTGCATGTCCATCTTGAGAAAAGTAAGCCAGAATCAAATTTCCCAGGAATGCTCCAATATCAAAAAATGCAAATTCTGGATCAATAACTTGTGTTGATTCACGAGTAACCATAACAGAACCAGTGTGCAGATCTCCATGTATTAGAGCCTGGGCCCTCTCACAGAACCTACAAAAACTGTGGATTTTTATAAAGTATAAAAACCCTATCATCACAATTGCTACACATAATGCAGTAAAAGAAGTGTGCTGGTCataatacttggatttcagctCAGCAACTTCAAGCTTCAGCAGATTGTCTTCCCGAACAGCCTCAGCATCACGATCGAGATAAGGGGAAGTCCAACGATTATATTGAGAAACTTTATAAGTGTCAGAGAACACGACCTGCTCGGTGAGTCTGCATAACTTCACATTACCACAATATTCGGCAACTGCATGGAGCCAGCATGAATTCAGCTTAAGGCAACATCAATATGCAACAATGTTCCTCATACTCACAAGTAGAATCTCAGTTTATCACTTATCACTCATTTTCAAATGGAGAATAAACTACAGAGATAAACTTCCACAAGCACAAATAACTGAATAAGCAAAACACAAGCAACCAAACGAGGAAAGGGAAACATTTTTTCTAATGcaaaacttaaataaaataaccaGTTTCAGCTCAATCAACTTTGAAGCAGAGTAATAGATTGATAAAGGTGATACTATCAATCAGTGAAGACAAATAAACAATATTCTTAGTTCTCCGATTAACAAATATATCGAATTGTCCAAAAAATGAGTGTGAGGAGTGTGAATCAATCAACGACAATTGCTAAAGAAAAGAGTAACAACGGGAAAGCTCACACGTACTGTCCCTTTTGTGCTCGGAAGTTGTACGGAAAAGGAGAGAAGTGAAAAAGAGTGTCTTGGCCATGAAATTAGCCATGTGCTCTGCAAGCAAAGGGTACTGAATTCCAGCTATCGACCCTTTTCTTAATATTATATGTGGCGGTTCCAAGTAACGCATGTCGATCAATGACATTGTACGGTTAAAGTGGTAAACTTCAGGAACATGCTCAGGGCTCAAGCGACCCTCTTCTTTCAGCCCCAAGTATTCAAAATATGCTCTCTCCTTCGTCATCGGCCATGACTCCCCAATGCAACGAATATAAGGCAAAgccttaaaataaaaaaatcgaaCTTTGAATCGAAAGCTTTCAAATAAACTAAATTTGCGAGTTCCCACGAGTTTTGGATCAGAGGGGAGAAGTTTTTTtctccatatatatataaaagaaaaacgTTACCTGCTTCATGACAAAAGAACCTGTGGAATTGAGAACGATGAAGACGAAGTTAAGGTTGCCATCTCCAACTTCTTTGACGGACAAGGTGTCGAAGTCGTTGCCGATCTTAGAGGAGAGGGCCGGTACTGATTTTATGTATTCGATGAGGCGTGACTGAACCAGATACCAAGACAAAGaacaattttgattttttgtttttttaatatgtttaataGAGATGAagaataattttgattttttatttttttaatatatttttgttttgttatttcaattatttaaaattataaaactaaaattaattgaattttaaaatttaattaatttaaaaagatatttttgtttaatcaaataaaagaaggatgtttaaatttttttataaaattaaataaataaaattttttatttttatttaattaaaaaggtATTTTAGTAAAGTGgtgatatattatatatttaaaaagaaaattaaatactGACGTGGAAAATAAATTTCACATGTcttattgttatttgtttatattttaaacGTATCGGTACGTATGAATTTATCATCGTACCATATCAAACACCTAAATTTTTTGTCTCTGTATGTTTTATATTCATTTAAATTATTCATTACtcccttaaaattttaagatactcatctttttcttttcttcaataaAGGAAAGTTTTAAAATGAGCAAAGTCAACCACATGAGTAGGACGGACTTAGAAGGAGAGCAAGTAGTAATTTTGGTctcctaaaattttaaaaaattatacttatatgagatatgtatttaaaaaataaaaaatattatgtaatttaatagttttatatgtattattttttactatgtGATGAATTTATGtcttaattatttaattcaccgatattttttacttaattaatttaatatcataCCTCAAGTCTTTGTAccttttaaaatagtttttatataataatctctatatttatttttaaaaaattatttattttttatattaatatatttaaaatttatattattatattaataatgacttacgtaattatattttagtaatCACATTATGTACTTTAGATATTATTTTcttgtaaaaaaataatcatttttcttttatatttacattgttaaaaaaaatttataaagatATCTTATATCTTGTATTTTATAAGGATATTATGTCttctaaataattaataatttataatttattttaaaattttttaaaatttttgaaagaattagttttaattaataagatatgtgataatttttaactaaatacgttataaattattgatattttataattttataatatattattgatattgttattttttttatataattatcatattaaaaataaaattgtaaaaaaaattataattatatatattgataaatcttttaaaaaactaactataataattatatattaattatttttatggaatgaaaaaaattatctaaaatttggtctttccatattaaaatttttggatccATTTTTACACGTACATGAggttttaaattcaaatttcattCATGAATgtatacaaagaaaaaaaaaatactacttacacaaaaaaattaattattaaattagttattgttcatttatatatatttttatatatattgatctatatttttttaattaaatattagaataataaaatttaatatagtaaaataattaaatttataataaattaataataaatacatttatttacagtaatataatataaaatattttacgaGACGCCAAACGATAGCGAAACTAGAATGTAGTACTACGGAAACCAAAttcttataattaattttattatgtttGCTTTTAATAAAAGAATGTATAAAAAGGATATCTCAAGACTATAGAAGAATACTGGataattatttgtatatttattaaattgaatacttaattattgttaattatacataaataaattaaataaaaaaatatttaattaaaaataataaatataattatttatatatttattaaattaaatatttttaatatatttattatttatattatttaatatttttactgTGTATTTATACTTTTCTTATATTAATATCATATAACTACGAAAAAGTTAATACCAGAGAGGGGACCATGGTCCACGCTGGCCCTCTTGGTTTTACCAGTGATACTAAATACGTATTTATATGCGGTGATTGATTTGTAAttattgtttatatatatatatatataagattatgttatgtatatattaaaaataattattaaaattatttagtataaaaaatattttaaaatataaatatatattaataattaattttaataattaattttaatataaataatagttttaatatgtataatatgattataaaaataatttatagaaaTGATATTCATAGATAAAGTTACAGAAATCAAAAGCTTAAAAGAATAAAGTATTAATATGGTTTAGGACTAATTTTTCGAATACTAATACaattctttttttcaaaaaaaaagagtcTACTTcctctctttattttttatttttgtaacaCAGCGtaatttttctgtaattttttttgttaaatataaacgaaaaatgttaaattattacattttttttgttaaagtgGTGTGGTTGTTATGTATTAATATGGAcaatcaaaaataaatatataaatgattaattatctctaaatttaaattaattaagaagtttatttatttttatattttttagataaaataaTGTCATTTTAACGTCAAATTAGTTGCTaatgaattataatttaaatggcatagtctttttatatttatctaagAAATCGCCAATTGAAGACTCCTTAtctttaatataaaaaaaaaaaaacacatcaAATTGGTTAAAGACTTATTTGTCAATAacctattttttttctaaaaaatttgatacgatatatttttaaattattttttatttattatattaatttttttaataaattattaaatttatgatataataaatacaaattaataaataaattatttaaatttaaaaatatcatttgttatgaaattaaataaacaattcttaatataatttgtaaatatgtaaataataaaaattaaaatatagtgaatatattaataatgataattttatgatatattattaatattatgatctaaataatttttgtaataaaataaaaattaatgaacatattatttgaaaattgattaaacagataaaaaaattaagtttgttataattcaaaaaaaagaattatataCATAGTaagaatattataattataataataatgatcAATTATCATTActactactattattattaaatgtcatgcatattaaataatatgtttattagtttttattttattacgaAAATAATCTAAATcataatactaataatatattatagggttattattattaatgaattaaaaaatatttatttagttttataataaataatattttttaatttaaataatttattaagaaaaactCTATGTGGCcatcatatttttataattttagacATCATTTAATTAtcataaatactaaattattatttatgtgTGTAAATtcttatattcaattttttgaTGCAACAAGAAAGAAATACCTCAATTTAATTTGTTCACTGGTTTGGAAATTAAATCGAAGAAACTAGCTCAACTTTAGGTTAAATACAGAAAACTCTAAAATTTCTgacataaaattcaaattagtatctaaataaaaaaaattaaaatacgtaaaattaaattaaaattaattcatcatATCACGAACATTTGAATGAAACAAATATCACTTCTAAAAATCTAAAAAGAATATTTAGTCTCTATGTGTAACTCTACTATTAAAATATTTAGTCCTTAACCATTTAGAAAAGGACCTGGCGCCCCCTAATCATTAGAAAATAATAACACGATTCTTATCCATTCTCTCGTGTGACCGAAAGGATCCTCTTGTAAGTTTTCGGGTAAAAAGTAACCGAAAGTGTAAGACCcctgatttttgaaaactaaataattaactaattatgaacaaatatattatattgagatgtagtttttattattaataatattaagctattattattattattattattattattattaaagttaaaaaaaaaaagagaaaaaaatttggCTGAAGACTTTAAGgaagtaaagaaagaaaattcgAAACATGGCTCATATgccttatacatatatatagtcatattttttttaacttggATTCATTTACTTGGCCAAAGTCATTAaggcaaaagaaaagaaagaattggCAACGTGGCTTGCAATgcttatatacatatatattatcatGACACATAATCTTATTCATTAACCATCATCATGCCTGCTTTCATTATATTCAATATCATCACCGAAATCAAAACTGGGAAAGGGAATGAAGTGAGAGAGGCCGAGAGTGTCTCTCGAAGAACCGTGACCTTCCATGAGCTTTTGGCTCCGATTTTTTTAAATTCGTAACTCCAACAAATTCGGTAAAAGTGTTCGTATCCTCTTTTTCTACACATTGGTATTACTTTGATTCGGTAGAAATTGATGATGATGTAGCTCCTTTTTTCTGAGTTCGGCCAATTGAAATTTTAGAAGGCACAGGCAATTTCTGACGTTTTTTTCTTCAGCAGCTCGATCAGGAAGTTTCTCTGGAACTTTTGTTGTTTTGGTTCCATACGAAGgtaaagaatttatttttaaaaaatatttttaatttagaattcctaaaaatttaattagataattacaaatatacatatattaataatagtaCTATTATTGAGTATGGATTATTATTGTGAATGTGACTGGTTTGGTTGTTATTGGTAGAATTAAGCTTGGATTGAGGTTGTGAAAATGTGATTGTTGTGGAATTGAGATTTACTTAATGATGGTGGATATTATTGCAAGCTTGTTTGAGAAAGTATTGGTTACTGGATATGTTAATTTGATTGGATATTGATGTATTGAATGTTAAAGTGAACCGTTGATTACTAAACTAAAATAAAGTAGGTTGATTatggagaaaatgatggaaTCCGGAGGGGTGTTGAAGTCTAATTTTTAAGAAGATGTTTTGTCCAAGTTTTTGTAAAGGTATACAAAAAATGATTTTGTTTTGGAAACCTGATTTAAGTATATATTTACGTTAAGAAGCAAACTTTGTATTAAAAATCTGATTTACAGGCTTATTTCTTAAAATGATTTGGTATTTGATTTGGAATGTTTGATTTATCAAGGATGATTTTTGAGAATAAAAAATGATTTAGTTGAGACCCTAGAAGGGTGGCATAGTCCGAATTTTAGAGGAAATACTgccgaaatttttataaaactctAAAACTTTATTTATAGTGTTATTTAAAATCTAATCTGATTTAAGAATATTATTTGATTCCTACTTATTACAAAAAgagttttgttttcaattcgGTTTATTAAGAAAAGTATAATGTTTTAGATTCAATCTTTTAAGAAGGGATTTTGCTTTAAGTTATGTTTTGAGTTCGGTATGgtcaaaaagaaaagaaggagaaggaaaagaaaaagaaagagataataaaaggaatctctgccacaggagagcagagaacAAAGATTAAAGGAATATATTGATTAAAGGAATCTTTGTCATAGGAGAGCAGAGAACAAAGATCAAAggattatattaattaatgaaatgactgccacaggagagcagatgtgacattgcttgggccttagtgccaaatGTAAAGTGGGGATGCCCACACACTGAGAACTGTTTTTCAGATGTACGCTTATTGATTTGGGAAGTCACATTGTATGCGGCCTAGCCGTACGACTTAAAGTCACACTGTATGCGGCCTAGCTGTACGACTTATAAGCACACTGTATGCATCTGGAAAGCCATATCTAGGACTTGTGCCCGGGTAATGTCGGGAGCAGGtaggcaaccgacacatgagctcatggcctgcgttagggatagacatgcatcatgttgtttgcacatttgcatttgattgtgCTTGCTTGTCTTGCTTTTTTGTGATTGTGCTGTTTGTCTTGTTGTGACTTGCTTGTACATTGAATTGAATCTCTTGCTTGTACTATTTATTTGTGAATGTATTAAGGTGATTACGAATTGACTTTTGACTGAAGATTAACTATGTGGCCGAGAGACGGGTAATGTGActagttttatatttaaaatttgttgtgAGTTTAGAGATTTTAAAAAGAGGTAATTAGTTAGTTAAAGTAGAACCAAGAGTATTTTCAAAgggtttgataaaaatatagGTTTATTGAGtgaagttaattatttgcactTTATTTCAGTACTCTTACGGCATTtccattccctactgagaacgtgtggtttgttctcaccccaaaatcttctACCCTTTCAGTGTTACAGGTTCGAAGATTCAGTAAGAAGCTACAGACGATTAATAGATTTACTTGTGAttcctgttatttttatagagttTCCTCGCCCTTATTGctttaacttttattttatacagagggataggagttgtaaCTGAGACTTATTTGAAATCTTTTGTATAATAATTATCATTACTagtaattatgtgattattattacttgtgttcattgaagaatgattttcatTGATGAGAAATAAAAgtttttggctttttcttaaaaattgaaACTCGAAATCGAACTAAAGGCTCAGTATTAGATAATAAATACGGAAAACAGTTTAGTAATGCCCTACTTTTGGTACGGTCATgacgtgctaaaagttagggtgttacattatggtatcaaaGCAGTTCGTTCCCGTTAGAGCCTTGGGAATGGATAGACTAAGCTTTactgcatactctgagtgtctgtcATGCAGTAGGATTTGTCCCACTGACAAGAGTTTGAGTTTCAAATGCTTGATTGTCTGTTGATTAATGCTGTTAGTCGATCGTTGCATCTCTCATGGTATTAGGTCTGGCCAACTTAATACTAATGATTCATGTATATGGAAACGGTAATGAATTATCATAGACGAAATAGAAACAATAGGTTATGCGAATTACGGGGTTTGGTTCCGTTAGAAGTTACGTTTTATGGGTTGGATTCGATTCGACGTATACTCTTTACTCGTGCTATGTGACTAGGTGTCGTCTCTTCTTTCATTGTTTTCATTGGAATTCTTTGTTCTGGATTTCCTCTTTAAAATGTGGTTTGATTACTCCTTTCAACCACACCTTATCGTTCATATGTTTCTTTGCCTGATTGTGATCCTATCTGTTCATTTGAATCTTTTTGGATATATATTCTTGCATGGCCTTTATCATTCCTCATGAATCATGTTTTTTTTAGTAGAGTTTgaacttattttattatatcaattttcgaggacgaaaatttttataagtggggtagaatgtaagacccctaatttttgaaaactaaataattaactatttatgagcaaatatattatattgagacatagtttttattattattattattattattattaatattattattattaaagtttaaaaaaaaaagagaaagaaatttGGCCGAAGCCTTTAAGGAAGTAAAGAATGAAAATTTGAAACATGGCTCATATgccttatacatatatatagtcatattttttttaacttggATTCATTTACTTGGCCAAAGTCATTAaggcaaaagaaaagaaagaattggCAACGTGGCTTGCAAAgcttatatacatatatattatcatGACACATAATCTTATTCATTAACCATCATCATGCCTGCTTTCATTATATTCAATATCATCACCGAAATTAAAACTGGGAAAGGGAATGAAGTGAGAGAGGCCGAGAGTGTCTCTCGAAGATCCGTGACCTTCCATGAGCTTTTGGCTCCGATTTCTTTAAATTCGTAACtccaacaaaaaattaattcgATAAAAGTGTTCGTATCTTCTTTTTCTACACATTAGTGTTACTTTGATTCGGTAGAAGTTGATGGTGACGTAGCTCCTTTTTTCTTTGAGTTCGGCCAATTAGAATTTTAGAAGGCACAGACAATTTCTGACGCTTTTCTCTTCAACAGCTCGGTCAGAAAGTTTCTCTAGAGCTTTCGTTGTTTTGGTTTCGTACGAAGGTATgggatttatttttaaaaaatatttttaatttagaattcctaaaaaattaattagataattgcaaatatacatatattaataatagtaaTGTTATTGAGTATGGATTATTGCTGTGAATATGATTGGTTTGGTTGTTATTGGTAGAATTAAGCTTGGATTGAGGTTGTGAAAATGTGATTGCTGTGGAATTGAGATTTACTTAATGATGGTGGATATTATTGCAAGCTTGTTTGAGAAATTATTGGTTATTGGATATGTTAATTTGATTGGATATTGATGTATTGAATGTTAAAGTGAACCGTTGATTACTAAACTGAAATAAAGTAGGTTGATtatggagaaaatgatgaaatCCAGAGGGGTGTTGAAGTCTAATTTTTAAGAAGATGTTTTGTCAAAGTTTTTGTAAAGGTATacgaaaaataattttgtttggAAACCTGATTTAAGTATGTATTTACGTTAAGAAGCAAACTTTGTATTAAAAATCTGATTCACAGGCTTATTTCTTAAAATGATTTGGCATTGGATTTGGAATGTTTGATTTATCAAGGATGATCTTTGAGAATCGAAAATGATTTAGTTGGGACCCTGGAAGGGTGGCATAGTCCGAATTTTAGAGGaaatgctgccgaaatttttataaaactctAAATCTTTATTTAAAGTGTCATTTAAAATCTAATCTGATTTAAGAATATTATTTGATTCCTACTTATTACGAAAAgagttttgttttcaattcggtttattaagaaaaatataatgtTTTAGATTCATTCTTTTAAGAAGGGATTTTGCTTTAAGTTATGTTTTGAGTTCGGTATGgtcaaaaagaaaagaaggagaaggaaaagtaaaagaaagagataataaaagggatctctgccacaggagagcagagaacAAATATTAAAGGAATATATTGATTAAAGGAATCTTTACCATAGGAGAGCAGAGAACAAAGATCAAAggattatattaattaatgaaatga
Above is a genomic segment from Arachis stenosperma cultivar V10309 chromosome 1, arast.V10309.gnm1.PFL2, whole genome shotgun sequence containing:
- the LOC130979944 gene encoding methylthioribose kinase-like, which produces MGVVVMREGKRVPVRWWLLVEQQWRPKWEEEGRNRGWGGGDRERKREEREGGVAGDETKREIARPAVAAGGATVAEGYLVQSRLIEYIKSVPALSSKIGNDFDTLSVKEVGDGNLNFVFIVLNSTGSFVMKQALPYIRCIGESWPMTKERAYFEYLGLKEEGRLSPEHVPEVYHFNRTMSLIDMRYLEPPHIILRKGSIAGIQYPLLAEHMANFMAKTLFFTSLLFRTTSEHKRDIAEYCGNVKLCRLTEQVVFSDTYKVSQYNRWTSPYLDRDAEAVREDNLLKLEVAELKSKFCERAQALIHGDLHTGSVMVTRESTQVIDPEFAFFDIGAFLGNLILAYFSQDGHADQANDRKAYKEWILKTIEDTWNLFHNKFTALWDQHRHGADEAYLHTCTNETNIFMVHLPAFSNTKSLYTRSTVKIMEYG